In Colias croceus chromosome 12, ilColCroc2.1, one genomic interval encodes:
- the LOC123695943 gene encoding annexin B10 isoform X1, translating to MATVRDPTVVGVTPFNAVEDAAALRSAMKGFGTDEDAIIAILTSRSNAQRQAISQAFTHEYGRDLIEDLKSELGGHFEDVIIALMLPPAEYLCRELHHCMDGIGTDEKVLVEILCTRTKKEIAEIVETYERLYNRPLAEHMCSETSGDFRRLLTLIVTRSSQGARDEEAGVDQTRAAEAAQQLYDAGEAKWGTDEEIFNKILAHESFGQLRAIFEAYKNISGRTIEQAIKAEISGELAEALSAIVECVENAPAWFARRLRDAMQGGGTEDRILVRILVNRSEIDLEAVKREYEVLYDKTLLSDVAQGETSGDYRKALIALLGPA from the exons ATGGCTACCGTG CGCGATCCTACAGTTGTGGGTGTGACACCGTTCAATGCAGTGGAGGATGCAGCAGCCCTCCGCTCCGCCATGAAAGGCTTTGGTACTGACGAGGATGCCATCATCGCTATCCTCACCAGCAGGTCTAATGCTCAGCGGCAGGCTATATCGCAGGCTTTCACACATGAATATGGAAGG GACTTAATCGAAGATCTAAAATCCGAGCTTGGTGGTCACTTCGAGGACGTGATCATTGCGCTGATGCTGCCCCCAGCGGAGTACCTCTGCAGGGAGCTCCATCACTGCATGGATGGCATCGGCACTGATGAGAAGGTGCTCGTGGAGATACTGTGCACGCGCACTAAGAAGGAAATAGCGGAGATTGTGGAGACTTATGAGAGAT TGTACAACCGACCTTTAGCTGAGCACATGTGTTCAGAAACCTCTGGGGATTTCCGCAGACTACTCACTCTTATTGTTACT AGATCGTCCCAGGGCGCGAGAGATGAAGAGGCTGGCGTGGACCAGACCCGGGCTGCGGAGGCAGCTCAGCAACTGTATGATGCCGGAGAGGCCAAGTGGGGCACTGATGAGGAGATATTTAATAAG ATCCTAGCCCACGAGAGTTTCGGCCAATTGCGCGCCATTTTCGAAGCGTACAAGAACATATCCGGTCGCACGATCGAGCAGGCGATCAAGGCGGAGATATCCGGGGAACTCGCTGAGGCCTTGAGTGCTATtg TGGAGTGCGTGGAGAACGCGCCCGCGTGGTTCGCGCGAAGGTTGCGGGATGCCATGCAAGGGGGGGGTACTGAGGATCGGATCCTAGTCAGGATCCTGGTAAATAGATCCGAGATCGATCTCGAGGCTGTCAAGCGGGAGTATGAAGTGCTGTACGATAAGACGCTACTGAGCGATGTTGCG CAGGGAGAAACTTCAGGCGACTACAGAAAGGCGCTCATCGCGCTACTCGGCCCGGCCTAA
- the LOC123695943 gene encoding annexin B10 isoform X2, with protein sequence MATVRDPTVVGVTPFNAVEDAAALRSAMKGFGTDEDAIIAILTSRSNAQRQAISQAFTHEYGRDLIEDLKSELGGHFEDVIIALMLPPAEYLCRELHHCMDGIGTDEKVLVEILCTRTKKEIAEIVETYERLYNRPLAEHMCSETSGDFRRLLTLIVTRSSQGARDEEAGVDQTRAAEAAQQLYDAGEAKWGTDEEIFNKILAHESFGQLRAIFEAYKNISGRTIEQAIKAEISGELAEALSAIVECVENAGAWFAQRLRDSMQGMGTDDRTLIRILVSRAELDLGTIKMEYERLYDKTLASEVRGETSGDYRKALIALLGPA encoded by the exons ATGGCTACCGTG CGCGATCCTACAGTTGTGGGTGTGACACCGTTCAATGCAGTGGAGGATGCAGCAGCCCTCCGCTCCGCCATGAAAGGCTTTGGTACTGACGAGGATGCCATCATCGCTATCCTCACCAGCAGGTCTAATGCTCAGCGGCAGGCTATATCGCAGGCTTTCACACATGAATATGGAAGG GACTTAATCGAAGATCTAAAATCCGAGCTTGGTGGTCACTTCGAGGACGTGATCATTGCGCTGATGCTGCCCCCAGCGGAGTACCTCTGCAGGGAGCTCCATCACTGCATGGATGGCATCGGCACTGATGAGAAGGTGCTCGTGGAGATACTGTGCACGCGCACTAAGAAGGAAATAGCGGAGATTGTGGAGACTTATGAGAGAT TGTACAACCGACCTTTAGCTGAGCACATGTGTTCAGAAACCTCTGGGGATTTCCGCAGACTACTCACTCTTATTGTTACT AGATCGTCCCAGGGCGCGAGAGATGAAGAGGCTGGCGTGGACCAGACCCGGGCTGCGGAGGCAGCTCAGCAACTGTATGATGCCGGAGAGGCCAAGTGGGGCACTGATGAGGAGATATTTAATAAG ATCCTAGCCCACGAGAGTTTCGGCCAATTGCGCGCCATTTTCGAAGCGTACAAGAACATATCCGGTCGCACGATCGAGCAGGCGATCAAGGCGGAGATATCCGGGGAACTCGCTGAGGCCTTGAGTGCTATtg TGGAGTGCGTCGAGAACGCGGGCGCGTGGTTCGCGCAACGCTTGCGGGACTCCATGCAGGGGATGGGCACAGACGACCGGACACTCATCAGAATCCTCGTCTCCAGAGCTGAACTAGACCTGGGCACCATCAAAATGGAGTACGAGAGGCTGTACGACAAAACGCTGGCCAGCGAAGTTAGG GGAGAAACTTCAGGCGACTACAGAAAGGCGCTCATCGCGCTACTCGGCCCGGCCTAA
- the LOC123695943 gene encoding annexin B10 isoform X3, whose translation MATVRDPTVVGVTPFNAVEDAAALRSAMKGFGTDEDAIIAILTSRSNAQRQAISQAFTHEYGRDLIEDLKSELGGHFEDVIIALMLPPAEYLCRELHHCMDGIGTDEKVLVEILCTRTKKEIAEIVETYERLYNRPLAEHMCSETSGDFRRLLTLIVTRSSQGARDEEAGVDQTRAAEAAQQLYDAGEAKWGTDEEIFNKILAHESFGQLRAIFEAYKNISGRTIEQAIKAEISGELAEALSAIVECVENAPAWFARRLRDAMQGGGTEDRILVRILVNRSEIDLEAVKREYEVLYDKTLLSDVAGETSGDYRKALIALLGPA comes from the exons ATGGCTACCGTG CGCGATCCTACAGTTGTGGGTGTGACACCGTTCAATGCAGTGGAGGATGCAGCAGCCCTCCGCTCCGCCATGAAAGGCTTTGGTACTGACGAGGATGCCATCATCGCTATCCTCACCAGCAGGTCTAATGCTCAGCGGCAGGCTATATCGCAGGCTTTCACACATGAATATGGAAGG GACTTAATCGAAGATCTAAAATCCGAGCTTGGTGGTCACTTCGAGGACGTGATCATTGCGCTGATGCTGCCCCCAGCGGAGTACCTCTGCAGGGAGCTCCATCACTGCATGGATGGCATCGGCACTGATGAGAAGGTGCTCGTGGAGATACTGTGCACGCGCACTAAGAAGGAAATAGCGGAGATTGTGGAGACTTATGAGAGAT TGTACAACCGACCTTTAGCTGAGCACATGTGTTCAGAAACCTCTGGGGATTTCCGCAGACTACTCACTCTTATTGTTACT AGATCGTCCCAGGGCGCGAGAGATGAAGAGGCTGGCGTGGACCAGACCCGGGCTGCGGAGGCAGCTCAGCAACTGTATGATGCCGGAGAGGCCAAGTGGGGCACTGATGAGGAGATATTTAATAAG ATCCTAGCCCACGAGAGTTTCGGCCAATTGCGCGCCATTTTCGAAGCGTACAAGAACATATCCGGTCGCACGATCGAGCAGGCGATCAAGGCGGAGATATCCGGGGAACTCGCTGAGGCCTTGAGTGCTATtg TGGAGTGCGTGGAGAACGCGCCCGCGTGGTTCGCGCGAAGGTTGCGGGATGCCATGCAAGGGGGGGGTACTGAGGATCGGATCCTAGTCAGGATCCTGGTAAATAGATCCGAGATCGATCTCGAGGCTGTCAAGCGGGAGTATGAAGTGCTGTACGATAAGACGCTACTGAGCGATGTTGCG GGAGAAACTTCAGGCGACTACAGAAAGGCGCTCATCGCGCTACTCGGCCCGGCCTAA
- the LOC123695943 gene encoding annexin B10 isoform X4: MATVRDPTVVGVTPFNAVEDAAALRSAMKGFGTDEDAIIAILTSRSNAQRQAISQAFTHEYGRDLIEDLKSELGGHFEDVIIALMLPPAEYLCRELHHCMDGIGTDEKVLVEILCTRTKKEIAEIVETYERLYNRPLAEHMCSETSGDFRRLLTLIVTGARDEEAGVDQTRAAEAAQQLYDAGEAKWGTDEEIFNKILAHESFGQLRAIFEAYKNISGRTIEQAIKAEISGELAEALSAIVECVENAPAWFARRLRDAMQGGGTEDRILVRILVNRSEIDLEAVKREYEVLYDKTLLSDVAQGETSGDYRKALIALLGPA; encoded by the exons ATGGCTACCGTG CGCGATCCTACAGTTGTGGGTGTGACACCGTTCAATGCAGTGGAGGATGCAGCAGCCCTCCGCTCCGCCATGAAAGGCTTTGGTACTGACGAGGATGCCATCATCGCTATCCTCACCAGCAGGTCTAATGCTCAGCGGCAGGCTATATCGCAGGCTTTCACACATGAATATGGAAGG GACTTAATCGAAGATCTAAAATCCGAGCTTGGTGGTCACTTCGAGGACGTGATCATTGCGCTGATGCTGCCCCCAGCGGAGTACCTCTGCAGGGAGCTCCATCACTGCATGGATGGCATCGGCACTGATGAGAAGGTGCTCGTGGAGATACTGTGCACGCGCACTAAGAAGGAAATAGCGGAGATTGTGGAGACTTATGAGAGAT TGTACAACCGACCTTTAGCTGAGCACATGTGTTCAGAAACCTCTGGGGATTTCCGCAGACTACTCACTCTTATTGTTACT GGCGCGAGAGATGAAGAGGCTGGCGTGGACCAGACCCGGGCTGCGGAGGCAGCTCAGCAACTGTATGATGCCGGAGAGGCCAAGTGGGGCACTGATGAGGAGATATTTAATAAG ATCCTAGCCCACGAGAGTTTCGGCCAATTGCGCGCCATTTTCGAAGCGTACAAGAACATATCCGGTCGCACGATCGAGCAGGCGATCAAGGCGGAGATATCCGGGGAACTCGCTGAGGCCTTGAGTGCTATtg TGGAGTGCGTGGAGAACGCGCCCGCGTGGTTCGCGCGAAGGTTGCGGGATGCCATGCAAGGGGGGGGTACTGAGGATCGGATCCTAGTCAGGATCCTGGTAAATAGATCCGAGATCGATCTCGAGGCTGTCAAGCGGGAGTATGAAGTGCTGTACGATAAGACGCTACTGAGCGATGTTGCG CAGGGAGAAACTTCAGGCGACTACAGAAAGGCGCTCATCGCGCTACTCGGCCCGGCCTAA
- the LOC123695943 gene encoding annexin B10 isoform X5: protein MATVRDPTVVGVTPFNAVEDAAALRSAMKGFGTDEDAIIAILTSRSNAQRQAISQAFTHEYGRDLIEDLKSELGGHFEDVIIALMLPPAEYLCRELHHCMDGIGTDEKVLVEILCTRTKKEIAEIVETYERLYNRPLAEHMCSETSGDFRRLLTLIVTGARDEEAGVDQTRAAEAAQQLYDAGEAKWGTDEEIFNKILAHESFGQLRAIFEAYKNISGRTIEQAIKAEISGELAEALSAIVECVENAGAWFAQRLRDSMQGMGTDDRTLIRILVSRAELDLGTIKMEYERLYDKTLASEVRGETSGDYRKALIALLGPA, encoded by the exons ATGGCTACCGTG CGCGATCCTACAGTTGTGGGTGTGACACCGTTCAATGCAGTGGAGGATGCAGCAGCCCTCCGCTCCGCCATGAAAGGCTTTGGTACTGACGAGGATGCCATCATCGCTATCCTCACCAGCAGGTCTAATGCTCAGCGGCAGGCTATATCGCAGGCTTTCACACATGAATATGGAAGG GACTTAATCGAAGATCTAAAATCCGAGCTTGGTGGTCACTTCGAGGACGTGATCATTGCGCTGATGCTGCCCCCAGCGGAGTACCTCTGCAGGGAGCTCCATCACTGCATGGATGGCATCGGCACTGATGAGAAGGTGCTCGTGGAGATACTGTGCACGCGCACTAAGAAGGAAATAGCGGAGATTGTGGAGACTTATGAGAGAT TGTACAACCGACCTTTAGCTGAGCACATGTGTTCAGAAACCTCTGGGGATTTCCGCAGACTACTCACTCTTATTGTTACT GGCGCGAGAGATGAAGAGGCTGGCGTGGACCAGACCCGGGCTGCGGAGGCAGCTCAGCAACTGTATGATGCCGGAGAGGCCAAGTGGGGCACTGATGAGGAGATATTTAATAAG ATCCTAGCCCACGAGAGTTTCGGCCAATTGCGCGCCATTTTCGAAGCGTACAAGAACATATCCGGTCGCACGATCGAGCAGGCGATCAAGGCGGAGATATCCGGGGAACTCGCTGAGGCCTTGAGTGCTATtg TGGAGTGCGTCGAGAACGCGGGCGCGTGGTTCGCGCAACGCTTGCGGGACTCCATGCAGGGGATGGGCACAGACGACCGGACACTCATCAGAATCCTCGTCTCCAGAGCTGAACTAGACCTGGGCACCATCAAAATGGAGTACGAGAGGCTGTACGACAAAACGCTGGCCAGCGAAGTTAGG GGAGAAACTTCAGGCGACTACAGAAAGGCGCTCATCGCGCTACTCGGCCCGGCCTAA
- the LOC123696003 gene encoding amyloid protein-binding protein 2, which yields MADVSALVRVKKTPNSLYDLCLTSLVNYLQKSKCEKNDLRSLPDSILMDVYFKMLQEKRLCILGVELSELEIFERLLRFSGAQLRLLQCFQAVIEHGSKLSTELATSYLARCDQSSRPRNSLIHLGLRLGGFLNEAGWYADAQRVLLRCRDLCQSQPQSTHYKRLTLECCHRLLNTQSVYCCFPAAAETYKLALKLLGLPEDTTAQLPEGPIAIAETCSKALQTDDEEIQRLESYAEESCSGGERVWGMSALLARLCKEISALFFVRCDYSAAHAWGMRALALLTPHTPAKITIEVVRACGTACVVKRRFSEAGLLVRQAVALARRAFGPQHPRYAAALLDYGFYLLNIDSIPHSVAVYEEALSTLRRVFGRSSLHVARAQEDLAYALYVLEYSSGRFYKARDHAERAIRIIENLVPPDHLLLASAKRVKALILEEIALDTPAGQDMREPSLLEESEALHKAALELSMMAFGEKNVQTAKHYGNLGRLYQSMQKFQDAETMHLKAIAIKEELLGAEDYEVGLSVGHLASLYNYHMNQHTAAEKLYLRSINISLKLFGERYSGLEYDYRGLVHVFTQLKRHDRAHHYNALLQHWHDLREQSKTEQQPAIGDEQVIPLEELQSKLFAR from the exons ATGCTCCAAGAGAAGCGGCTATGCATCCTGGGCGTGGAACTCTCCGAGCTGGAGATATTCGAGCGGCTGCTGCGCTTCTCGGGAGCCCAATTGAGGCTATTGCAATGCTTTCAG GCGGTGATTGAGCACGGCTCGAAGCTGTCCACAGAACTGGCCACCAGCTATTTAGCAAGATGCGATCAGAGCAGTCGCCCAAGGAACTCTCTCATACATTTAGGTTTAAGGCTAG GTGGTTTTCTGAACGAGGCCGGTTGGTACGCAGACGCGCAGCGCGTACTATTGCGGTGTCGGGATCTGTGCCAGTCACAACCACAGTCCACTCACTATAAACGTTTGACACTTGAATGTTGCCATAG GTTATTAAATACACAATCGGTATACTGCTGCTTTCCCGCGGCGGCCGAAACATACAAATTGGCACTCAAACTGCTCGGTCTGCCTGAAGACACGACGGCTCAGCTCCCAGAGGGTCCCATAGCAATTGCAGAAACGTGCTCGAAGGCACTACAGACGGATGATGAGGAGATTCAGAG GCTAGAATCGTACGCGGAGGAGTCGTGCTCGGGCGGCGAGCGCGTGTGGGGCATGTCGGCGCTGCTGGCGCGGCTGTGCAAGGAGATCAGCGCGCTGTTCTTCGTGCGCTGCGACTACAGCGCGGCGCACGCGTGGGGCATGCGCGCGCTCGCCTTGCTCACGCCGCACACGCCCGCCAA GATAACGATCGAGGTGGTCCGCGCGTGCGGCACCGCGTGCGTAGTGAAGCGGCGCTTCAGCGAGGCGGGGCTGCTCGTGCGGCAGGCCGTAGCCCTGGCGCGCCGGGCCTTCGGGCCGCAGCACCCGCGCTACGCAGCCGCGCTGCTCGACTACGGGTTCTACCTGCTCAATATAGACTCGATACCGCACAGCGTGGCTGTGTACGAG GAGGCGCTGTCGACGCTGCGGCGCGTGTTCGGGCGCAGCAGCCTGCACGTGGCCCGGGCGCAGGAGGACCTCGCGTACGCGCTCTACGTGCTCGAGTACTCGTCGGGACGCTTCTACAAGGCGCGCGACCACGCCGAGCGGGCCATACGGATCATAGag aatcTAGTACCACCTGACCATCTACTGCTCGCTTCAGCGAAACGTGTCAAAGCGCTCATTCTAGAAGAGATTGCATTGGACACACCCGCCGGACAAGATATGAGAG AGCCAAGTCTTCTAGAAGAATCGGAAGCGCTTCACAAAGCCGCGCTGGAGCTGTCGATGATGGCGTTCGGAGAGAAGAACGTGCAAACGGCCAAACATTATGGCAATTTGGGAAGGTTGTACCAGTCTATGCAGAAGTTCCAG GACGCGGAAACAATGCACCTCAAAGCGATAGCCATAAAAGAAGAACTGCTCGGCGCTGAAGACTACGAGGTCGGTCTGAGTGTCGGCCATCTTGCGTCGCTCTACAACTATCACATGAACCAGCACACCGCCGCAGAGAAGCTCTACCTGCGCTCTATTAACATCA GCCTAAAACTGTTCGGGGAGCGTTACTCGGGCCTCGAGTACGACTACCGCGGACTTGTGCACGTGTTCACTCAGCTCAAGCGGCACGACCGCGCCCACCACTACAATGCGCTGTTACAGCACTGGCATG ATCTCCGTGAACAATCAAAGACGGAACAACAGCCAGCCATAGGGGACGAGCAAGTGATTCCCCTGGAAGAGCTGCAAAGCAAGTTATTCGCGCGCTGA